Part of the Sphingomonas morindae genome, CGACAGCAGCGTCTGCGCCACGATCATGGCGATGGAGATCATCAGATTGCGCTTGGCGGCGATATAGATCAGCGCCGCTTCGCTGACGACGGCGGTGGCGGCGATCGCCTCCGCCGCGAGCAGCACGCCGAGCGCGCCCGAGCCGCCGACGAATTTGGGGCCGACCAGCCCCATCACCGCCTCGCCCGGGATACCCAGCGCGAGCGCGATGCCGACCTGCGCGGCGATGATCCAGAAGCCGACCTGGCGGACCTGCTTGGCCACGGCGGCGCGATTATCATCGGCCAGTTCGCGCGTGATGACGGGGCCGAGAATGGGATCGAAGCTGGTCTTGAGCTTCTGCGGCAGCGACGCGACCTGCTGCGCCACATAGTAGATGCCGACGATCGCCGGCGAGAAGAAGAGGCCGAGAATGGCGATGTCGAGCCGGCGCGAGCCCCATTCGATCGCGTCCGCGCCCGCCAGCGGCAGGTTGCGGCGCATGATCTTGAGCAGCCGGCGCGGCTGCGGCGCCCAGCCGCGCGGGGGGCCGTAATTGCGCATCAGCGGCACGATCGAGGCGATCAGCGCGGCGATGGCGGAGAGGGCATAGCTGAGGATCAGCCCGTCGCGCAGCGAGTAGAAGGACAGGGCCGCCGCCGCGATCGAGATCACCCAGGGCTCGATCAGCGAGCGGGCGCGCACCGTGGCGGCGATATCGCCGCGATAGGCCAGGCCCGCCAGCGCGATATCCGACCCCGCCCAGCCGAAGATGGTGAGCGGCAGCAGCCAATCGAAGCCGTTCAGCTCGCTATTGGGAAAGAGCAGCACCGGCCAGATCATCAGGATCGCGGCGGCCAGCGCCGAGACGATCCAGCCGACCAGCAGCCCGTCCCACACGACATGGACATGCGGCCGCCGCGTGGTGGCGAGCTGCTGCGCGAGGCCGCGCTTCAGGCCCAGCGTAGCGAGCTGGCCGGCGAACTCGACGATGATCGTGGCATAGGCGAAGCGGCCCAGCACCGCCGCGCCATAGATGCGGCCGGCGATGAACAGAAAGGGCAGGCGCGCCGCGAGCCGCAGCAGGAAGCCGAAGAAATTGGTGCGGCCGCCCTTGGCGAGCGCGGCGATATCGCCCGGACCCTGCGGCTCGCGCGTGCGGCTGAAGGCGTTCAATGCGCGGCGCCCCAGCTCGGCCCGGTGCCGATCTCGACGCCGAGCGGCACCGACAGGGTGACGGCCGGGCCGGCCGCCGCTTCCATCACCGCGCGGATCACCTCGGCGGCGCGCGCGGCCTCCTCCTCCGGCACTTCGAACACGAGTTCGTCATGCACCTGGAGCAGCATGCGGACGCGATCGAGCCCGGCGGCGGCGAGCGCGGGCCCCATGCGCACCATGGCGCGCTTGATGAGATCGGCGGACGTGCCCTGGATCGGCGCGTTGATCGCCTGGCGCTCGGCGCCCTGCCGCTCGCCCACCGTCTTGCCCTTGATCCCGGGCAGCCAGGTCTTGCGGCCGAACAAAGTGGTGACATGGCCCTGCGCGCGGACCTGCGCCACCGTATCGGCGATATAGCGGCTGACCCCGGGGAAGCGGGCGAAATAGCGATCGATGATCGCCTGCGCCTCGCCCCGGTCCACCCCCAGCCGGCCGGCCAGCCCGAAGGCCGAGATGCCGTAGAGGATGGCGAAATTGATCGTCTTGGCGCGGCCGCGCGTCTCCCGCGTCACCTCGCCGAACAATTCCTGCGCGGTGAGGCTGTGAATGTCCGCGCCGGTGGCGAAGGCCTCGCGCAGCTCGGGCACATCGGCCATGTGCGCGGCGAGGCGCAGCTCGATCTGCGAATAGTCCGCCGAGAGGATGACATGGCCCGGCGCGGCGACAAAGGCATCGCGGATGCGGCGCCCCAACTCGGTGCGGATGGGGATGTTCTGGAGATTGGGATCGGTGGAGGACAGCCGCCCCGTCTGCGCCACGGCGAGGCTGAAGCTGGTATGGACCCGGCCCGTCTCGGGATTGATCTGCTGCTGCAGGGCATCGGTATAGGTGGTCTTGAGCTTGGTGAGCTGGCGCCATTCCAGCACCAGCCGCGCCACCTCCACGCCATCGCCCGCCAGCCGTTCCAGCTCGTTCACATCGGTGGAATAGACGCCCGACTTGCCCTTGCGGCCGCCCTTGAGTCCGAGCCGCTCGAACAGCACCTCGCCGAGCTGCTTGGGCGAGCCGATGGTGAAGGGGCCGCCCGCGGCTTCGTGGATCACGCCCTCCAGCCGCGCGATCTCGACCGCGTAATCGGCCGAGAGCCGCTGCAATTCGTCGCGATCCACCCGGACGCCAGCGCGCTCCATCGCCGCGACGACGGGCACCAGCGGCCGATCGACCAGCTCATAGACGCGGGTCGCGCCCTCGGCGGCGAGACGCGGCTTGAGCCGGCGCCACAGCCGCAGCGTCACATCGGCGTCCTCGGCGGCATAATGGGTGGCGCGCTCAAGCCCGACCCGATCGAAGCTGACCTGATTCTTGCCCGAGCCGCAGACATCCTTGAAGGCGATGGTGGTGTGGGCGAGATGCGTCTTGCACAGATCGTCCATGCCATGGCTCTGGCGGCCGGCATCGAGATCGTAGCTGATCAGCATCGTATCGTCATAGCCGACCAGATCGAGCCCGGCGCGCGCCAGCACCAGCATGTCGAACTTCAGATTCTGCCCGATCTTGAGCACGGCGGGATCGGCGAGCAGCGGCGCCAGCCGCGCCAGCACCAGCGCGCGGGGCAGCTGCACCGGCACCTCGGCGAGCAGGCCCTCGCCCTCGCCGACATGGCCGATCGGGATATAGCAGGCCTGGCCGGGCACCAGGGCGAGGCTGACGCCGACCAGATTGGCCCGCATCGCATCGAGATGATCGGTCTCGGTATCGATCGCGACATGGCCCTGCGCGGTGGCCGCCGCGATCCAGCGGTCGAGCGCCTCGATCTCCACCACCGTCTCATAGGCCTCGTGGCGGAAGGGCGGATCATCGGGCAGCGCCGCCGCCGCAGCGGCCGGCACGGGCGCCGCGCCGCCATCGCCGAGCTTGGTGAGCAGCGAGCGGAAGCCCTGATCCTCCAGAAAGGCGCGCAGCGGCGCCGGCGGAATGCCCTGGAGCGAGAGCCCGTCGAGCGGTTCGGGCAGCGGCGCGGCGCAGTGCAGCTCCACCAGCCGGCGCGAGAGCCGCGCCGTATCGGCGTGCTCGATCAGCGCCTGGCGCAGCTTGGGCTTGGTGATCGACTCGGCGGCCGCCAGCACCGATTCGAGATCGCCATAGGTCTGGATCAGCTGGCTCGCCGTTTTCGGCCCGACGCCGGGCACGCCGGGCACATTGTCGACGCTGTCGCCCATCAGCGCCAGCACATCGCCGAGCTTGTCCGGTCCGACGCCGAACTTCTCGACGACATAGTCCGGCCCGATCCGGCGATCATTCATCGTGTCCAGCATGTCGAGCCCGGGCTCGATCAGCTGCATCAGATCCTTGTCGGACGAGACGATGGTGACGGCCCAGCCCTCGGCCAGCGCCGCCTTGGCGTAGCAGGCGATGATATCGTCCGCCTCGAAGCCGGCCACTTCGATGCACGGCACCGAAAAGGCGCGCGTCGCATCGCGGATCATCGGGAATTGCGGGACGAGATCCTCGGGCGGCGGCGGGCGGTGCGCCTTGTACTGATCGTACATCTCGTTGCGGAAGCTGTGGCTGCCCTTGTCGAAGATCACGGCCAGATGGCTCGGCCCCTCCGGACCGGCCAGCTCGTTCAGCAGCTTCCACAACATGGTGGTGAAGCCATAGACGGCGCCGGCGGGCTGTCCGTGCCGATTGGTCAGCGGCGGCAGCCGGTGATAGGCGCGGAAGATATAGCTCGATCCGTCGACGAGATAGAGATGGCTGGCGGGCATCGGCCGCGTCTAGCAGCGCCGCGCGGCGATGGCGACTGCCCGAGCGCCGGAGCGTGCCGCCTTTCCCCCGGCGCTGTGGCCGGTTTACCATGCGGCTCCGGTCCCTTCAGGAGTCGCCGTCATGCGCATCCCCCTCGCCGCCCTGCTCGTCGCCGCGCTCGCCGCGCCCCTTCCCGCCCAGGCGCCGAGCCGCACGGTCAGCTTCCGCTCGGCGACGGGCGCGGCCGGCACCGCCACCCTCACCGCCGCGCCCAAGGGGCTGCTGATCCATGTCGAGGCCGAGGGGCTGAGCCCCGGCTGGCACGCCATCCATGTCCATGCCGTGGGCGACTGCTCCGACGCCGGCTTCAAGAAGGCGGGCGGCCATGTCCATGGCGATGGCGCGGCGGTGCACGGCCTGCTCAACCCCGCCGCCACCGATCGCGGCGATCTGCCCAATATCTACGCCGATGCCGACGGCCATGCGCGCGCCGAACTCTTCACCCCCATGCTGGCGCTGGCCGACGGCCAGGGCGACCGGCTCAACATCCTCGATGCCGATGGCGCGGCGCTGGTGATCCACGCCAACAAGGACGATTATACGAGCCAGCCGATCGGGGGCGCCGGCGACCGGGTGGCGTGCGCGGTGGTGAAATAGCGGGCGCGGCGGCTCACACCGCCCGCATCGCCCCCACGAACAGGCCGACGCGCGCGCTCAGCGCGTCGGCGCGCTCGGCGATCAGCCCGGCATTGCGCGACAGCACCGTGGCGCCGATTCCGGCCTCGCCGACGCTGCTATCGATCACGCGCAGATTTTCGCCGATATGCTGGCAGGCGAGCACCGCCTGATCGGCGTGGAGCACGATCTCGCGCACCGCGTCGCTCTCGGCGCCGACCGCCGCCTCGATCGCCTGGCTGGCATGATCGATCCGGCCGAACGCCTGCTCGATGCCGCCCTGCGAGGCGCTGACGCTGCCCATCATCTCGCGCATCTGATCGATCCGGTGGCCGATATCGCCGGCCGCCCGGCGCGCCTGGCCGGCGAGCCCCTTCACTTCCTGCGCCACCACCGCGAAGCCGCGCCCCGCCTCGCCGGCGCGCGCCGCCTCGATGGTGGCGTTGATGGCGAGCAGATTGACCCGCGCCGCCAGCGCTTCGATCATCGCCACCGCCTGGCTCACCTCCTCCGCCCCGGCGGCGAGCGCGCGGGTGCGCCCGGCGGCGAGCCCGACGAGCGCCTCGGCCTCCGCCCTGGTTTCGCGCGCGGCCTCGAGATGGCGGCCGATCGCGCCGAACATCTCGCCCAGCCGCCGCGCGCGGCCGGCGATATCGCCCATGCCGACCGTGGTCTGGGTGGCGGCGGCGGCGGTGGCGGCGCTGCGCTCGCCGATTTCGGCGCCGCGCTCGGTCATCTGCTGGCCCATCTGATCGACCTCGTCGGCGGCGCTGCCGAGCAGCCGGGCCAGCACCGCCACATCGCCGACGAAATCCTCGCTCATCGCGTCGAGCCGGATGAGGCGATCGGCGTGACGCCGCGCCTGGCGCCGCTCGCGCTCGGCGGCGAGCGCGACGATCGCCTGGTTGCCGAGCACGCCGGCAAATTCGCCCTCCCGGGTCAGGATCATGCCCTCGCGGCCGCCGCTGGCGGCGTAGACATCGAGCAGGTCGGCGACGTCGAGCCGGATCTCGGCGACGGGGCAGGCATGGACGCGGCGCGCCAGGCCCTGGGTGTAGGCGGGGTTCTGCAGCAGCGCGAAGCCGTAGGGATTGAACAGGATGCGGCGGATATCGGCCTCGAACAGCGCGCCGAGCGGGCGGCGATCATCATCCAGCACCGCGATCAGCCGGCGCTGCGGACGCGCCAGGAAAAGCTCGACCGCGCGCACCAGCGGCGTGTCCAACGGCAGGGCCGCATCTTCCTCGATCCAGCTGTCCAGCACGCCCGCCCATCCGTAGCCATTCGAGATGGATCTAGACGAAAGTCGGTAAAGGCGGAGTTAGCCGAATGTTACGGACGGGTGACGAAGAGGTATCGGAAAGTCAGGGAACAAGGACCGTATCGCGCGCCTCGCCAAGCGTTTCCGGGTAATCGAGTGTGTAGTGCAGCCCCCGGCTCTCCTTGCGGGCGAGCGCACAGCGGACGATAAGATCCGCCGTTTCCACGAGGTTGCGCAGCTCGATCAGATCGGCGGTGACGCGGAACTCGCCGTAATAGTCTTCGACTTCGCGGCGAAGCATGCGGATGCGGTGCTGCGCGCGCTCCAGCCTTTTGGTGGTGCGGACGATGCCCACATAATCCCACATGAAGCGCCGGATCTCGCGCCAATTGTGCTGCACGATCACCTCCTCGTCCGAGTCGGTGACGCGGCTGGCATCCCAGGGCCGGATCGGCGGCGGCGGCGGCAACTCGTCCCAATGGCGCGCGATGTGCGACGCCGCCGCCTCGCCATAGACGAAACATTCGAGCAGCGAATTGGAGGCGAGGCGATTGGCGCCGTGCAGGCCCGATTGCGTTACCTCGCCGGCGGCATAGAGGCCGGGCAGATCGGTGCGGCCCTTGCGGTCCACGATCACCCCGCCACAGGTATAATGCTGGGCCGGCACGACCGGGATCGGCTCGCGCGTGATATCGATCCCCAGCCCCATCAGCTTGGCGTGGATGGTGGGGAAATGGCCGATGATGAAGTCGGCCGGCTGGTTGCTGATGTCGAGATGGACATAGTCCAGCCCCAGCCGCTTGATCTCGTGATCGATCGCGCGCGCCACCACGTCGCGCGGGGCGAGTTCGGCGCGGGGATCGAAATCGGGCATGAAGCGGTGGCCCGCCCCCGGCACGCCCGGCGGCAGCTTCAGCTGGCCGCCCTCGCCGCGCATCGCCTCGGTGATCAGGAAATTCTTGACCTCGAGATTCCACAGGCAGGTGGGGTGGAACTGCATCATCTCCATGTTGGAGACGCGCGCGCCCGCGCGCCACGCCATGGCGATGCCGTCGCCGGTCGCGCCGCGCGGCGCGGTGGAATAGAGATAGGTGCGGCCGGCGCCGCCCGTCGCCAGGATGGTGGCGCGGCCGGTGAACAGCTCCACCTCGCCCGATCGCCGATCCAGCGCATAGACGCCCCAGACGCGGCCATCGCCCAGATAGCGCTCGCCATGGCGCGAGGTGGCGAGATCCACCGCCGCCATGCCCGGCACCAGCGTGATATTGGGATGCGCGGCCGCCGCCGCCTGCAGCGCCACCTGCACCGCGCGCCCGGTGGCATCGTCGACATGGACGATGCGGCGATGGCTGTGGCCGCCTTCGCGCGTCAGGTGCAGGCTGTTGCCGGCCATGTTGAAGGGCACGCCCAGCGCGATCAGCCGCTCGATCGCGCGCGGCGCATTCTCGATCACGAACTCGACGGTGGCGCGATCGTTGAGGCCCGCGCCGGCGATCATCGTGTCTTCGATATGGCTTTCGAAGGTATCGCCTTCCTCCAGCACGGCGGCGATTCCGCCCTGCGCCCAGTTGGTCGATCCGTCGTCGAGGCCGCCCTTGGCCAGCACCACCACGCGGAAGCGTTCCGCCAGGCTCAGCGCGGCGGTGAGGCCGGCCGCGCCGGAGCCGACGATGACGACGTCATAGGCCGCTATGGCCATCAGCCGCGCCGGGTGAGCGAGAGGAACACATCCTCCAGATCCGCCTCGCGGGTGGAGACGTCCACCACGCTCAGCCCGGCATCGGCGAGCGCGGTGAGCACGTCGCCGGCATGGACGCGGGTCTTGTCATAGCTGATGACGATGGTGCGCGGGCCCTTCAGCTCGACCTTCTCGAAGCAGCGCGCCTCGGGCGGGGCGGCGAGGTCGCGATCCACCGTCACCTCCACCACCTTCTCGGTCGCCTTGGCGAGCAGCGCGGCGGTGGGCTCGTTGGCGATGAGCCGGCCATTGTTGATGATCGCGATGCGATCGCACAATTCCTGCGCTTCCTCGAGATAATGGGTGGTCAGCACCACCGTCGTGCCCTGGCGGTTGAGCTCGCGCACATAGGCCCAGAGCTGCTGGCGCAGCTCCAGATCGACGCCGGCGGTGGGCTCGTCCAGCACCAGCACCGGCGGCGTATGGACGAGCGCCTTGGCGACGAGCAGCCGCCGCTTCATGCCGCCCGACAGGGTGCGCGCGAAGGCATTGGCCTTGTCGGCCAGATGCACCGCGCGCAGCAATTCCTGGGTGCGCCGCTGCGCCTTGGGCACGCCATAGAGGCCGGCGTAGATTTCCAGCGTCTCGGCCGGGGTGAAGAAGGGATCGAACAGGATCTCCTGGGGCACGATGCCGATCGAGACCTTGGCGTTGCGCGGATGCTCGTCGATGTCGAAGCCCCAGATCGAGGCGGTGCCCCCGGTCTTGTTGACGAGGCCGGCGAGGATGTTGATGAGCGTCGACTTGCCGGCGCCATTGGGGCCGAGCAGGCCGAATATCTGGCCGCGCGGCACATCGAAGCTGACGCCGTCCAGCGCGCGCTTGCCGCCCTGATAGGTTTTTTCGAGCTGCCGGATGCTGATCGCCGCCTGTTCCATGCGCCGCCAGATAGACGCTGCGCCGCGCCGCCGCCAGAGCCCGCATCACGCTCGCGCACGGGCATGATTGCGCGGCGGCGGCCGGCTTGCTATCCGCGCGCCATGATCCAGCCGCCTGAAACGATCCGCGTATCGCATCGCCGCGTCGTCTGCGACGGCGCCACCGACATTCCGAGCGGTTCGGCGCTCGGCCATCCGCGCGTCTGGCTCGAGATCGACGAGGATGGCTTTGTCGAATGCGGCTATTGCGATCGCCGCTTCGTGCTGATCGGCGGCCCGGCCGATCACCCGCCGGCGGGCCAGGCCGCCTGAGCCAGGCCGGCTTCCCCCCGCGCCAAGGGGGGATGCGCCACGCCAACGGGGCGCCTATATCGCCGCCATGGCCACCGCTCCCGATCCCCGCTCCCTGCTGTATCGCGACGGCTTCGATCCCGACGCCGCGCTCCGCCTGACCGCCGAGGCGCTGGGGCGCTGCGACGATGGCGAGCTTTATCTCCAGCACAGCGTCTCCGAGAGCTTCGGCTTCGACGACGGCCGCCTCAAGACGGCCGATTTCACCACCCAGAGCGGCTTCGGGCTGCGCGGCGTCTCGGGCGAGACGACCGCCTTCGCCCATGCCAACGAGATCAGCGCCCCCGCGATCCGGCGCGCCGCCGAGACGATGCGGCTGCTCGATCCCGCCGCGCAGGGGCCGGCGGCGCCGCCGCCGCGCACCAACCGCCACCTCTATACCGGCAGCGATCCGCTCAGCATCGTGCCCTTCGCGCGCAAGGTGGCTTTGTGCCAGACGATCGACGCGCTGGCGCGCGCCCGCGATCCGCGCGTGGCGCAAGTTTCGGTCGGGCTGGCGGGCAGCTGGAGCGTGATCGAGATCGTGCGGCCCGACGGCTTCCTCGCCACCGATATCAGGCCGCTGGTGCGGCTCAACGTCACCATCGTGGTGGAGCAGAATGGCCGCCGCGAGAGCGGCACCTTCGGCATGGGCGGACGCTATCTCTACGACCGGCTGTTCGAGCAGCCGACCTGGGAGCGCGCGATCGGCGAGGCGCTGGCGCAGGCGCTGGTCAATCTGGAGGCGGTCGCCGCGCCCGCGGGCGAGATGACGGTGGTGTGCGGCCCGGGCTGGCCCGGCGTGCTGCTGCACGAGGCGATCGGCCATGGCCTGGAGGGCGATTTCAACCGCAAGGGCTCGTCCGC contains:
- the polA gene encoding DNA polymerase I, which codes for MPASHLYLVDGSSYIFRAYHRLPPLTNRHGQPAGAVYGFTTMLWKLLNELAGPEGPSHLAVIFDKGSHSFRNEMYDQYKAHRPPPPEDLVPQFPMIRDATRAFSVPCIEVAGFEADDIIACYAKAALAEGWAVTIVSSDKDLMQLIEPGLDMLDTMNDRRIGPDYVVEKFGVGPDKLGDVLALMGDSVDNVPGVPGVGPKTASQLIQTYGDLESVLAAAESITKPKLRQALIEHADTARLSRRLVELHCAAPLPEPLDGLSLQGIPPAPLRAFLEDQGFRSLLTKLGDGGAAPVPAAAAAALPDDPPFRHEAYETVVEIEALDRWIAAATAQGHVAIDTETDHLDAMRANLVGVSLALVPGQACYIPIGHVGEGEGLLAEVPVQLPRALVLARLAPLLADPAVLKIGQNLKFDMLVLARAGLDLVGYDDTMLISYDLDAGRQSHGMDDLCKTHLAHTTIAFKDVCGSGKNQVSFDRVGLERATHYAAEDADVTLRLWRRLKPRLAAEGATRVYELVDRPLVPVVAAMERAGVRVDRDELQRLSADYAVEIARLEGVIHEAAGGPFTIGSPKQLGEVLFERLGLKGGRKGKSGVYSTDVNELERLAGDGVEVARLVLEWRQLTKLKTTYTDALQQQINPETGRVHTSFSLAVAQTGRLSSTDPNLQNIPIRTELGRRIRDAFVAAPGHVILSADYSQIELRLAAHMADVPELREAFATGADIHSLTAQELFGEVTRETRGRAKTINFAILYGISAFGLAGRLGVDRGEAQAIIDRYFARFPGVSRYIADTVAQVRAQGHVTTLFGRKTWLPGIKGKTVGERQGAERQAINAPIQGTSADLIKRAMVRMGPALAAAGLDRVRMLLQVHDELVFEVPEEEAARAAEVIRAVMEAAAGPAVTLSVPLGVEIGTGPSWGAAH
- a CDS encoding lipopolysaccharide biosynthesis protein; this translates as MNAFSRTREPQGPGDIAALAKGGRTNFFGFLLRLAARLPFLFIAGRIYGAAVLGRFAYATIIVEFAGQLATLGLKRGLAQQLATTRRPHVHVVWDGLLVGWIVSALAAAILMIWPVLLFPNSELNGFDWLLPLTIFGWAGSDIALAGLAYRGDIAATVRARSLIEPWVISIAAAALSFYSLRDGLILSYALSAIAALIASIVPLMRNYGPPRGWAPQPRRLLKIMRRNLPLAGADAIEWGSRRLDIAILGLFFSPAIVGIYYVAQQVASLPQKLKTSFDPILGPVITRELADDNRAAVAKQVRQVGFWIIAAQVGIALALGIPGEAVMGLVGPKFVGGSGALGVLLAAEAIAATAVVSEAALIYIAAKRNLMISIAMIVAQTLLSVVLIWLIRTLHPVANWRDDPIAAAGPAIALLLGLGVASLAKAGLLRRLLGGRVSGWRWALIPAAAAGTAVGVAALLLPEWLELLLGVPAILGAYGVVIWYRGFGQEDRMLFSLKAKPAAAA
- the nadB gene encoding L-aspartate oxidase — translated: MAIAAYDVVIVGSGAAGLTAALSLAERFRVVVLAKGGLDDGSTNWAQGGIAAVLEEGDTFESHIEDTMIAGAGLNDRATVEFVIENAPRAIERLIALGVPFNMAGNSLHLTREGGHSHRRIVHVDDATGRAVQVALQAAAAAHPNITLVPGMAAVDLATSRHGERYLGDGRVWGVYALDRRSGEVELFTGRATILATGGAGRTYLYSTAPRGATGDGIAMAWRAGARVSNMEMMQFHPTCLWNLEVKNFLITEAMRGEGGQLKLPPGVPGAGHRFMPDFDPRAELAPRDVVARAIDHEIKRLGLDYVHLDISNQPADFIIGHFPTIHAKLMGLGIDITREPIPVVPAQHYTCGGVIVDRKGRTDLPGLYAAGEVTQSGLHGANRLASNSLLECFVYGEAAASHIARHWDELPPPPPIRPWDASRVTDSDEEVIVQHNWREIRRFMWDYVGIVRTTKRLERAQHRIRMLRREVEDYYGEFRVTADLIELRNLVETADLIVRCALARKESRGLHYTLDYPETLGEARDTVLVP
- a CDS encoding methyl-accepting chemotaxis protein, with the protein product MLDSWIEEDAALPLDTPLVRAVELFLARPQRRLIAVLDDDRRPLGALFEADIRRILFNPYGFALLQNPAYTQGLARRVHACPVAEIRLDVADLLDVYAASGGREGMILTREGEFAGVLGNQAIVALAAERERRQARRHADRLIRLDAMSEDFVGDVAVLARLLGSAADEVDQMGQQMTERGAEIGERSAATAAAATQTTVGMGDIAGRARRLGEMFGAIGRHLEAARETRAEAEALVGLAAGRTRALAAGAEEVSQAVAMIEALAARVNLLAINATIEAARAGEAGRGFAVVAQEVKGLAGQARRAAGDIGHRIDQMREMMGSVSASQGGIEQAFGRIDHASQAIEAAVGAESDAVREIVLHADQAVLACQHIGENLRVIDSSVGEAGIGATVLSRNAGLIAERADALSARVGLFVGAMRAV
- a CDS encoding ABC transporter ATP-binding protein, with amino-acid sequence MEQAAISIRQLEKTYQGGKRALDGVSFDVPRGQIFGLLGPNGAGKSTLINILAGLVNKTGGTASIWGFDIDEHPRNAKVSIGIVPQEILFDPFFTPAETLEIYAGLYGVPKAQRRTQELLRAVHLADKANAFARTLSGGMKRRLLVAKALVHTPPVLVLDEPTAGVDLELRQQLWAYVRELNRQGTTVVLTTHYLEEAQELCDRIAIINNGRLIANEPTAALLAKATEKVVEVTVDRDLAAPPEARCFEKVELKGPRTIVISYDKTRVHAGDVLTALADAGLSVVDVSTREADLEDVFLSLTRRG
- a CDS encoding superoxide dismutase family protein, translated to MRIPLAALLVAALAAPLPAQAPSRTVSFRSATGAAGTATLTAAPKGLLIHVEAEGLSPGWHAIHVHAVGDCSDAGFKKAGGHVHGDGAAVHGLLNPAATDRGDLPNIYADADGHARAELFTPMLALADGQGDRLNILDADGAALVIHANKDDYTSQPIGGAGDRVACAVVK
- the tldD gene encoding metalloprotease TldD — protein: MATAPDPRSLLYRDGFDPDAALRLTAEALGRCDDGELYLQHSVSESFGFDDGRLKTADFTTQSGFGLRGVSGETTAFAHANEISAPAIRRAAETMRLLDPAAQGPAAPPPRTNRHLYTGSDPLSIVPFARKVALCQTIDALARARDPRVAQVSVGLAGSWSVIEIVRPDGFLATDIRPLVRLNVTIVVEQNGRRESGTFGMGGRYLYDRLFEQPTWERAIGEALAQALVNLEAVAAPAGEMTVVCGPGWPGVLLHEAIGHGLEGDFNRKGSSAFSGRIGERVAAPGVTVIDDGSIADRRGSLSIDDEGTPTQANVLIEDGILRGYMQDRLNARLMGVAATGNGRRENFAYAPMPRMTNTFMLGGNDDPQEIIARAGNGIYAKSFGGGQVDITSGKFVFSCTEAYRIENGRLGAPIKGATLIGDGPSVLTRVRAIGNDMALDEGIGMCGKGGQSVPAGVGQPSLLIDRLTVGGTAAG
- a CDS encoding zinc-finger domain-containing protein encodes the protein MIQPPETIRVSHRRVVCDGATDIPSGSALGHPRVWLEIDEDGFVECGYCDRRFVLIGGPADHPPAGQAA